The following proteins are co-located in the Carassius auratus strain Wakin chromosome 7, ASM336829v1, whole genome shotgun sequence genome:
- the nap1l4b gene encoding nucleosome assembly protein 1-like 4b isoform X1 → MDADNEAKGKVSDQAMQNPQALAALQDKIDSVSHSASIMDSLPKSVKRRVNALKNLQVNSTNIEAKFYKEVHELERKYSALYQPLFDKRKNIISGEVEPTDEECEWQSDHEDEAALAEDLKKKAALEEKTEDANEEKPKGIPEFWLTIFRSVDMLSDMLQEHDEPILKHLQDIKVIFSGPDQPMSFTLEFHFEPNEYFTNTVLTKVYKMKSEPDAEDPFSFEGPEIIDCEGCEIDWHKGKDVTVKTIKKKQKHKGRGTARVITKQVPNDSFFNFFNPIKVSPDKELDEDSEYTLATDFEIGHFFRERIVPRAVLYFTGEALEDDESFEEEELDEGEEEDQDEEDEDDEEEGDSKTGDPQPAECKQQ, encoded by the exons ATGGATGCTGACAATGAAGCCAAAG GTAAGGTGAGCGACCAGGCGATGCAGAACCCACAAGCATTGGCAGCTCTTCAGGACAAAATAGACAGCGTCTCACATAGTGCTTCCATCATGGACAG CTTACCAAAGTCTGTGAAAAGAAGAGTCAATGCCTTAAAGAATCTTCAGGTTAACAGCACAAACATCGAAGCCAAGTTTTACAAGGAGGTGCATGAGCTGGAGAGAAAGTATAGCGCTCTTTATCAGCCGTTATTTGACAAA AGAAAAAACATAATCTCTGGAGAAGTGGAACCCACTGATGAGGAGTGTGAATGGCAGAGTGACCATGAGGACGAAGCAGCATTAGCA GAAGATCTGAAGAAGAAAGCTGCTCTAGAGGAAAAGACAGAAGATGCTAATGAGGAGAAACCCAAAGGAATTCCAGAGTTTTGGCTCACCATTTTCCGGAGCGTGGACATGTTGAGCGATATGCTGCAG GAGCATGACGAACCAATACTTAAACATCTTCAGGATATTAAAGTGATATTTTCTGGTCCTGATCAGCCGATG AGCTTCACATTAGAGTTCCATTTTGAACCCAATGAATACTTTACCAACACAGTTCTCACAAAAGTGTACAAGATGAAGTCGGAGCCAGATGCAGAGGATCCGTTTTCATTTGAGGGACCAGAAATCATCGACTGTGAGGG GTGTGAAATTGATTGGCACAAAGGCAAAGATGTGACGGTAAAAACAATCAAGAAGAAACAGAAGCACAAAGGCAGAGGGACAGCGAGGGTCATCACCAAACAAGTGCCCAATGACTccttttttaactttttcaacCCTATTAAAG tttcACCAGATAAAGAGTTG GATGAGGATTCGGAGTACACTTTAGCCACAGACTTTGAAATCGGTCATTTCTTCAGGGAAAGAATCGTTCCCAGAGCAGTTTTGTATTTCACCGGAGAAGCCCTGGAGGATGATGAAAGT TTTGAAGAGGAAGAACTGGATGAGGGTGAAGAGGAG gaccaagatgaggaggatgaagatgatgaagaggaggGAGATTCCAAG aCCGGGGATCCTCAGCCTGCAGAGTGCAAACAACAGTAG
- the nap1l4b gene encoding nucleosome assembly protein 1-like 4b isoform X2: protein MDADNEAKGKVSDQAMQNPQALAALQDKIDSVSHSASIMDSLPKSVKRRVNALKNLQVNSTNIEAKFYKEVHELERKYSALYQPLFDKRKNIISGEVEPTDEECEWQSDHEDEAALAEDLKKKAALEEKTEDANEEKPKGIPEFWLTIFRSVDMLSDMLQEHDEPILKHLQDIKVIFSGPDQPMSFTLEFHFEPNEYFTNTVLTKVYKMKSEPDAEDPFSFEGPEIIDCEGCEIDWHKGKDVTVKTIKKKQKHKGRGTARVITKQVPNDSFFNFFNPIKVSPDKELDEDSEYTLATDFEIGHFFRERIVPRAVLYFTGEALEDDESFEEEELDEGEEEDQDEEDEDDEEEGDSK from the exons ATGGATGCTGACAATGAAGCCAAAG GTAAGGTGAGCGACCAGGCGATGCAGAACCCACAAGCATTGGCAGCTCTTCAGGACAAAATAGACAGCGTCTCACATAGTGCTTCCATCATGGACAG CTTACCAAAGTCTGTGAAAAGAAGAGTCAATGCCTTAAAGAATCTTCAGGTTAACAGCACAAACATCGAAGCCAAGTTTTACAAGGAGGTGCATGAGCTGGAGAGAAAGTATAGCGCTCTTTATCAGCCGTTATTTGACAAA AGAAAAAACATAATCTCTGGAGAAGTGGAACCCACTGATGAGGAGTGTGAATGGCAGAGTGACCATGAGGACGAAGCAGCATTAGCA GAAGATCTGAAGAAGAAAGCTGCTCTAGAGGAAAAGACAGAAGATGCTAATGAGGAGAAACCCAAAGGAATTCCAGAGTTTTGGCTCACCATTTTCCGGAGCGTGGACATGTTGAGCGATATGCTGCAG GAGCATGACGAACCAATACTTAAACATCTTCAGGATATTAAAGTGATATTTTCTGGTCCTGATCAGCCGATG AGCTTCACATTAGAGTTCCATTTTGAACCCAATGAATACTTTACCAACACAGTTCTCACAAAAGTGTACAAGATGAAGTCGGAGCCAGATGCAGAGGATCCGTTTTCATTTGAGGGACCAGAAATCATCGACTGTGAGGG GTGTGAAATTGATTGGCACAAAGGCAAAGATGTGACGGTAAAAACAATCAAGAAGAAACAGAAGCACAAAGGCAGAGGGACAGCGAGGGTCATCACCAAACAAGTGCCCAATGACTccttttttaactttttcaacCCTATTAAAG tttcACCAGATAAAGAGTTG GATGAGGATTCGGAGTACACTTTAGCCACAGACTTTGAAATCGGTCATTTCTTCAGGGAAAGAATCGTTCCCAGAGCAGTTTTGTATTTCACCGGAGAAGCCCTGGAGGATGATGAAAGT TTTGAAGAGGAAGAACTGGATGAGGGTGAAGAGGAG gaccaagatgaggaggatgaagatgatgaagaggaggGAGATTCCAAG TGA
- the cars1 gene encoding cysteine--tRNA ligase, cytoplasmic isoform X2 — protein sequence MASTGDIAKGKRVQAPWSPPEGTDVSKLCLYNSLTRTKEVFVPQKGNRVLWYCCGPTVYDASHMGHARSYISFDILRRILKDYFKYDVFYCMNITDIDDKIIKRARQNYLLEQYREKKPSPSQILQDVLTARTPFKAKLAETTDPDKKQMLERLDAAVEAALGPLQGAVQSNAAGDALQNQAQVLLEEAKDLLSDWLDSQFGSQVTENSIFSLLPKYWEGEYHKDMEALNVLPPDVLTRVSEYVPEIVEFVKRIVDNGYGYESNGSVYFDTAKFDSCPAHSYAKLVPEAVGDQKALQEGEGDLSISADRLSEKRSQNDFALWKASKPGEPSWDSPWGKGRPGWHIECSAMAGSILGESMDIHGGGFDLRFPHHDNELAQSEAYFENDHWVRYFLHTGHLTIAGCKMSKSLKNFITIKDALAKHTARQLRLAFLMHSWKDTLDYSNNTMESAIQYERFINEFFLNVKDLLRSPTDVTGQFEKWEDEEIELNKSFYEKKTSVHEALCDNIDTRSALEEMRALVGQSNTYMAARRSAKLPPNRMLLQSIALYLTDMLKTFGAIEGAEPIGFPVGGNGQNADLENTVMPYLSVLSHFREDVRKIAREKKVTELLRLCDELRDDTLPELGVRFEDRDGLPTSVKLVDKETLLKEREEKKKMEDEKKKKKDEAAKKKQEQEMAKLAKMKIKPSEMFQSETDKYSIFDEMGFPTHDVEGKELSKGLTKKLRKLYEAQEKLYNEYLQSTQNGS from the exons ATGGCAAGCACAGGAGATATAG CAAAGGGGAAGCGGGTGCAGGCACCATGGTCTCCGCCAGAAGGCACAGACGTTTCAAAGCTGTGTCTTTACAACAGTCTCACACGGACCAAG GAGGTGTTTGTACCACAGAAGGGCAACAGGGTTTTGTGGTACTGCTGTGGCCCCACGGTGTATGATGCTTCTCACATGGGTCATGCCAG GTCCTACATTTCTTTTGACATACTGCGGAGAATATTGAAGGATTATTTCAAATACGACGTCTTCTACTGTATGAACATCACAGATATTGATGACAAA ATCATCAAAAGAGCCCGACAGAACTACCTGCTGGAGCAGTACAGAGAGAAGAAGCCCAGTCCCTCTCAGATACTGCAGGATGTGTTAACGGCCCGAACG CCGTTTAAAGCCAAGCTTGCTGAGACTACTGACCCAGATAAGAAACAGATGCTGGAGAGGCTGGATGCAGCAGTGGAAGCTGCCCTGGGTCCCCTGCAGGGGGCAGTGCAGAGCAACGCTGCAGGCGATGCACTCCAGAATCAGGCACAG gtcTTATTGGAAGAGGCTAAGGATCTCTTGTCAGATTGGTTAGACTCCCAATTTGGGAGCCAAGTGACAGAAAACTCCATCTTTTCTTTGTTGCCAAAGTACTGGGAGGGAGAGTACCACAAAGATATGGAAGCCCTGAAT GTCCTCCCTCCTGATGTTCTCACACGGGTCAGCGAGTACGTGCCAGAGATTGTGGAATTTGTCAAAAGAATTGTGGACAACGGTTACGG ATACGAGTCAAATGGATCGGTATATTTCGACACTGCAAAGTTCGATTCCTGCCCTGCTCACTCTTATGCCAAACTGGTACCAGAAGCCGTTGGTGATCAGAAGGCTCTTCAAGAAGGAGAAg gtgacTTGAGTATCTCAGCAGACAGACTTAGTGAAAAGAGATCACAGAATGACTTTGCACTGTGGAAGGCCTCTAAGCCTGGAGAACCATCCTGGGACTCCCCTTGGGGAAAG GGGAGACCTGGATGGCATATTGAGTGTTCTGCCATGGCTGGATCCATTTTGGGAGAGTCTATGGATATCCACGGAGGAGGATTTGACTTGcgttttcctcatcatgacaatGAATTGGCGCAATCTGAG gcatACTTTGAGAATGATCACTGGGTACGATATTTCTTACACACGGGTCACCTGACCATCGCCGGATGCAAGATGTCCAAATCTCTGAAGAACTTTATTACTATCAAAGATGCCCTGGCCAAACATACGG CAAGACAGCTTCGTTTGGCCTTTCTGATGCATTCGTGGAAAGACACATTGGACTACTCCAACAACACAATGGAGTCAGCCATCCAATATGAGAGATTCATAAAC GAGTTCTTCCTAAATGTTAAAGATCTTCTGAGGAGCCCCACAGACGTCACTGGCCAGTTTGAGAAATGGGAAGATGAGGAGATTGAACTAAACAAAAG cttCTATGAGAAGAAAACATCAGTTCATGAGGCGCTGTGTGACAACATAGACACCCGTTCGGCTCTAGAGGAGATGCGGGCTCTTGTCGGTCAGAGTAACACCTACATGGCTGCCAGAAGGAGTGCAAAACTACCGCCGAACCGCATGCTGCTGCAGAGCATTGCCCTGTACTTGACCGACATGCTTAAG ACATTTGGAGCGATTGAGGGAGCTGAGCCCATTGGCTTCCCTGTTGGAGGAAACGGACAGAATGCTGAT CTCGAGAACACAGTCATGCCCTATTTGTCAGTGCTGTCGCATTTCAGGGAAGATGTCAGAAAAATTGCAAGAGAGAAGAAAG TGACAGAATTGCTGAGGCTGTGTGACGAATTGCGTGATGATACTTTACCTGAGCTGGGTGTCCGATTTGAGGATCGTGATG GACTTCCCACATCTGTGAAATTGGTGGACAAAGAAACTCTTCTGaaggaaagagaagagaagaagaag ATGGaagatgaaaaaaagaagaaaaaagatgagGCTGCGAAGAAGAAACAAGAACAAGAG ATGGCAAAGTTGGCCAAAATGAAGATTAAACCCAGTGAAATGTTCCAGTCAGAGACTGACAAGTACTCCATCTTTGATGAAATG GGCTTCCCAACACATGATGTTGAGGGAAAGGAGCTCAGTAAGGGACTGACCAAAAAGCTTCGCAAGCTTTACGAGGCTCAAGAGAAGCTGTATAATGAATACCTCCAGTCGACCCAGAACGGGAGCTGA
- the cars1 gene encoding cysteine--tRNA ligase, cytoplasmic isoform X1, producing the protein MASTGDIAFDYGYLLRISEDARRVEALNEYLSSRSYLAGYRPSQADAEAFALLCGPPPERHVHALRWYKHIAALKPLTNDQTPECSTKGKRVQAPWSPPEGTDVSKLCLYNSLTRTKEVFVPQKGNRVLWYCCGPTVYDASHMGHARSYISFDILRRILKDYFKYDVFYCMNITDIDDKIIKRARQNYLLEQYREKKPSPSQILQDVLTARTPFKAKLAETTDPDKKQMLERLDAAVEAALGPLQGAVQSNAAGDALQNQAQVLLEEAKDLLSDWLDSQFGSQVTENSIFSLLPKYWEGEYHKDMEALNVLPPDVLTRVSEYVPEIVEFVKRIVDNGYGYESNGSVYFDTAKFDSCPAHSYAKLVPEAVGDQKALQEGEGDLSISADRLSEKRSQNDFALWKASKPGEPSWDSPWGKGRPGWHIECSAMAGSILGESMDIHGGGFDLRFPHHDNELAQSEAYFENDHWVRYFLHTGHLTIAGCKMSKSLKNFITIKDALAKHTARQLRLAFLMHSWKDTLDYSNNTMESAIQYERFINEFFLNVKDLLRSPTDVTGQFEKWEDEEIELNKSFYEKKTSVHEALCDNIDTRSALEEMRALVGQSNTYMAARRSAKLPPNRMLLQSIALYLTDMLKTFGAIEGAEPIGFPVGGNGQNADLENTVMPYLSVLSHFREDVRKIAREKKVTELLRLCDELRDDTLPELGVRFEDRDGLPTSVKLVDKETLLKEREEKKKMEDEKKKKKDEAAKKKQEQEMAKLAKMKIKPSEMFQSETDKYSIFDEMGFPTHDVEGKELSKGLTKKLRKLYEAQEKLYNEYLQSTQNGS; encoded by the exons ATGGCAAGCACAGGAGATATAG CCTTTGATTATGGCTACTTACTGCGCATAAGTGAGGATGCTCGCAGGGTTGAGGCTCTGAATGAGTACTTGAGCAGTCGCAGTTACCTGGCTGGCTACCGGCCTTCACAGGCGGACGCAGAAGCCTTTGCGCTTCTATGCGGGCCCCCACCTGAGCGGCATGTCCACGCCCTGCGCTGGTACAAACACATAGCCGCCCTGAAGCCCCTAACGAATGACCAGACcccagaatgcagca CAAAGGGGAAGCGGGTGCAGGCACCATGGTCTCCGCCAGAAGGCACAGACGTTTCAAAGCTGTGTCTTTACAACAGTCTCACACGGACCAAG GAGGTGTTTGTACCACAGAAGGGCAACAGGGTTTTGTGGTACTGCTGTGGCCCCACGGTGTATGATGCTTCTCACATGGGTCATGCCAG GTCCTACATTTCTTTTGACATACTGCGGAGAATATTGAAGGATTATTTCAAATACGACGTCTTCTACTGTATGAACATCACAGATATTGATGACAAA ATCATCAAAAGAGCCCGACAGAACTACCTGCTGGAGCAGTACAGAGAGAAGAAGCCCAGTCCCTCTCAGATACTGCAGGATGTGTTAACGGCCCGAACG CCGTTTAAAGCCAAGCTTGCTGAGACTACTGACCCAGATAAGAAACAGATGCTGGAGAGGCTGGATGCAGCAGTGGAAGCTGCCCTGGGTCCCCTGCAGGGGGCAGTGCAGAGCAACGCTGCAGGCGATGCACTCCAGAATCAGGCACAG gtcTTATTGGAAGAGGCTAAGGATCTCTTGTCAGATTGGTTAGACTCCCAATTTGGGAGCCAAGTGACAGAAAACTCCATCTTTTCTTTGTTGCCAAAGTACTGGGAGGGAGAGTACCACAAAGATATGGAAGCCCTGAAT GTCCTCCCTCCTGATGTTCTCACACGGGTCAGCGAGTACGTGCCAGAGATTGTGGAATTTGTCAAAAGAATTGTGGACAACGGTTACGG ATACGAGTCAAATGGATCGGTATATTTCGACACTGCAAAGTTCGATTCCTGCCCTGCTCACTCTTATGCCAAACTGGTACCAGAAGCCGTTGGTGATCAGAAGGCTCTTCAAGAAGGAGAAg gtgacTTGAGTATCTCAGCAGACAGACTTAGTGAAAAGAGATCACAGAATGACTTTGCACTGTGGAAGGCCTCTAAGCCTGGAGAACCATCCTGGGACTCCCCTTGGGGAAAG GGGAGACCTGGATGGCATATTGAGTGTTCTGCCATGGCTGGATCCATTTTGGGAGAGTCTATGGATATCCACGGAGGAGGATTTGACTTGcgttttcctcatcatgacaatGAATTGGCGCAATCTGAG gcatACTTTGAGAATGATCACTGGGTACGATATTTCTTACACACGGGTCACCTGACCATCGCCGGATGCAAGATGTCCAAATCTCTGAAGAACTTTATTACTATCAAAGATGCCCTGGCCAAACATACGG CAAGACAGCTTCGTTTGGCCTTTCTGATGCATTCGTGGAAAGACACATTGGACTACTCCAACAACACAATGGAGTCAGCCATCCAATATGAGAGATTCATAAAC GAGTTCTTCCTAAATGTTAAAGATCTTCTGAGGAGCCCCACAGACGTCACTGGCCAGTTTGAGAAATGGGAAGATGAGGAGATTGAACTAAACAAAAG cttCTATGAGAAGAAAACATCAGTTCATGAGGCGCTGTGTGACAACATAGACACCCGTTCGGCTCTAGAGGAGATGCGGGCTCTTGTCGGTCAGAGTAACACCTACATGGCTGCCAGAAGGAGTGCAAAACTACCGCCGAACCGCATGCTGCTGCAGAGCATTGCCCTGTACTTGACCGACATGCTTAAG ACATTTGGAGCGATTGAGGGAGCTGAGCCCATTGGCTTCCCTGTTGGAGGAAACGGACAGAATGCTGAT CTCGAGAACACAGTCATGCCCTATTTGTCAGTGCTGTCGCATTTCAGGGAAGATGTCAGAAAAATTGCAAGAGAGAAGAAAG TGACAGAATTGCTGAGGCTGTGTGACGAATTGCGTGATGATACTTTACCTGAGCTGGGTGTCCGATTTGAGGATCGTGATG GACTTCCCACATCTGTGAAATTGGTGGACAAAGAAACTCTTCTGaaggaaagagaagagaagaagaag ATGGaagatgaaaaaaagaagaaaaaagatgagGCTGCGAAGAAGAAACAAGAACAAGAG ATGGCAAAGTTGGCCAAAATGAAGATTAAACCCAGTGAAATGTTCCAGTCAGAGACTGACAAGTACTCCATCTTTGATGAAATG GGCTTCCCAACACATGATGTTGAGGGAAAGGAGCTCAGTAAGGGACTGACCAAAAAGCTTCGCAAGCTTTACGAGGCTCAAGAGAAGCTGTATAATGAATACCTCCAGTCGACCCAGAACGGGAGCTGA